The following are from one region of the Sandaracinus amylolyticus genome:
- a CDS encoding metalloregulator ArsR/SmtB family transcription factor yields MDAAHALSATLLAEARWELYRLLGEPFRIRLLVLASEDELSVGELAELLHESQPNVSKHVAALRRAGLLVDRKQGTRVFVRLAEGAPEDAVVADALRAGRALCEQDGSLARVAEIVRKRDAAARDFFARGGQTEGELEPDALPPELPAYLAALAPLIERRQLAVDAGTGDGRLLDVLAPLFDRVVGLDRSSARLARAAQRVSRRGYVNVELVEGEVDDAAVRRRVRALGGADVVFASRILHHAPKPVKLLEALAALARPAKGDHEGGAVVVLDYQIHEDERLREQQADLWLGFDERELVSMAHDAGLCRASVRGVPSGVRGRGPDAHVGWQVLVARRA; encoded by the coding sequence GTGGACGCGGCGCACGCCCTCTCGGCGACCCTCCTCGCCGAGGCGAGATGGGAGCTCTACCGACTGCTCGGAGAGCCGTTCCGCATCCGTCTGCTCGTGCTCGCGTCGGAGGACGAGCTCTCGGTCGGTGAGCTCGCGGAGCTGCTCCACGAGTCGCAGCCGAACGTCAGCAAGCACGTCGCCGCGCTGCGCCGCGCCGGGCTGCTCGTCGATCGCAAGCAGGGCACGCGCGTGTTCGTGCGTCTCGCCGAGGGCGCGCCCGAGGACGCGGTGGTCGCCGACGCGCTGCGCGCCGGTCGCGCGCTCTGCGAGCAGGACGGCAGCCTCGCGCGGGTCGCCGAGATCGTGCGCAAGCGCGACGCCGCCGCCCGCGACTTCTTCGCGCGCGGTGGCCAGACCGAGGGCGAGCTCGAGCCCGATGCGCTCCCGCCCGAGCTCCCTGCGTACCTCGCCGCGCTCGCCCCGCTGATCGAGCGCCGTCAGCTCGCGGTCGACGCGGGAACCGGCGACGGTCGCCTGCTCGACGTGCTCGCGCCGCTCTTCGATCGCGTGGTCGGTCTCGATCGCAGCTCGGCGCGCCTCGCGCGCGCAGCGCAGCGCGTGTCGCGTCGCGGCTACGTGAACGTCGAGCTGGTCGAGGGCGAGGTCGACGACGCGGCGGTGCGACGTCGCGTGCGCGCGCTCGGCGGTGCCGACGTCGTGTTCGCGTCGCGCATCCTCCACCACGCGCCCAAGCCGGTGAAGCTGCTCGAGGCGCTCGCCGCGCTCGCGCGCCCCGCGAAGGGCGATCACGAGGGCGGCGCGGTGGTGGTGCTCGACTACCAGATCCACGAGGACGAGCGGCTGCGCGAGCAGCAGGCCGACCTGTGGCTCGGCTTCGACGAGCGCGAGCTCGTCTCGATGGCGCACGACGCCGGTCTCTGTCGCGCTTCGGTGCGCGGAGTGCCGAGCGGCGTGCGAGGACGCGGGCCCGACGCCCACGTCGGATGGCAGGTGCTCGTCGCGCGCCGCGCGTGA